One window from the genome of Pseudomonadota bacterium encodes:
- a CDS encoding DUF3126 family protein: MSNIEQQEVIQLQNYLRKTFGTDRLRLMQRKEAPDSVEVLLGEEFLAVIYKNVEEGETSYDLNMSILDIDLSATG, from the coding sequence ATGTCAAATATTGAACAACAAGAAGTCATTCAACTGCAAAACTATCTGCGCAAGACCTTCGGAACCGACCGCCTGCGCCTGATGCAGCGAAAAGAAGCACCTGATTCCGTTGAGGTTCTGCTGGGTGAAGAGTTTCTTGCCGTGATTTACAAAAATGTCGAAGAGGGCGAAACCTCTTACGATTTGAACATGTCTATTTTGGATATTGATCTGTCAGCGACAGGCTGA
- the rpsF gene encoding 30S ribosomal protein S6 gives MSFYETVFIVRQDLSEKQVEGLTSDYSKIIADNGGKVVRVEQWGLRTLAYRIRKNRKGHYVLMHIDAAPAAVAEMERQMRLSEDILRFMSVSLEEMPTDATIMMRKSDYDRKGEAA, from the coding sequence ATGTCTTTTTACGAAACGGTGTTTATCGTTCGTCAGGATCTGTCTGAAAAGCAGGTCGAAGGACTGACAAGCGATTACAGCAAAATTATTGCCGATAACGGCGGCAAAGTCGTCCGTGTCGAGCAATGGGGTCTTCGCACCCTCGCCTACCGCATCCGCAAAAACCGCAAAGGTCACTATGTTCTGATGCATATTGATGCCGCTCCCGCCGCTGTCGCGGAAATGGAACGTCAAATGCGCCTGAGCGAGGATATCCTGCGCTTCATGTCTGTCAGCCTGGAAGAAATGCCGACCGACGCCACCATTATGATGCGCAAAAGCGATTATGACCGCAAAGGAGAAGCAGCATGA
- the rplI gene encoding 50S ribosomal protein L9: MQIILLERVENLGQMGDVVTVRSGYARNYLLPQNKALRATKDNVTYFEAQKKQLEANSLDRRKEAEQVAKKLDGLTVSVIRQASEGGQLYGSVTTRDISDAVTAAGITIDRKQVTLDRSFKMLGLYPVKITLHPEVTVEITMNIARSEEEAVIQKERGKALISTDETDEPSLAEAAILAVVEEEVTEEEAAAAEA, encoded by the coding sequence ATGCAGATCATTCTTTTAGAACGTGTTGAAAATCTCGGTCAAATGGGCGATGTAGTCACCGTCCGCTCCGGATATGCACGTAATTACCTGCTGCCGCAAAACAAAGCTTTGCGTGCGACAAAAGACAATGTCACCTATTTTGAAGCACAGAAAAAGCAGCTGGAAGCAAACAGCCTTGACCGCCGCAAAGAAGCCGAGCAAGTCGCGAAAAAACTGGACGGGTTGACCGTTTCCGTTATTCGTCAGGCTTCGGAAGGCGGACAGCTTTACGGTTCCGTCACCACACGTGACATTTCCGACGCTGTCACAGCTGCTGGCATCACAATCGACCGCAAACAGGTCACACTGGATCGCAGCTTTAAAATGCTGGGTCTGTATCCTGTCAAAATCACGCTTCACCCGGAAGTGACGGTTGAAATCACGATGAATATTGCGCGTTCGGAAGAAGAAGCCGTTATTCAGAAAGAGCGTGGCAAAGCCCTCATCAGCACCGATGAGACGGATGAGCCCTCTCTGGCCGAAGCAGCCATTCTTGCCGTCGTTGAAGAAGAAGTGACGGAAGAAGAAGCCGCAGCGGCAGAAGCCTAA
- a CDS encoding TfoX/Sxy family protein, translating to MAISSEYLDYILDLLSPLDGITSRRMFGGCGLYKDHVFFALISDDTLYFKVTEADTRETYQKACSTPFSYKKQGKDVTLSSYWRVPAEWLEDQEILLDYAEQSYAQTIRNPNRK from the coding sequence ATGGCGATATCCTCCGAATATCTTGATTACATTCTGGACCTGTTATCCCCGCTGGACGGCATAACATCGCGCCGCATGTTCGGCGGTTGCGGGCTGTATAAAGACCATGTGTTTTTTGCGCTAATAAGCGATGATACGCTGTATTTCAAAGTCACGGAGGCCGACACAAGAGAGACTTACCAAAAGGCCTGCAGCACCCCGTTTTCGTACAAAAAACAGGGAAAGGATGTCACACTGTCATCTTATTGGCGTGTGCCTGCCGAATGGCTGGAAGATCAGGAGATTTTGCTGGATTATGCGGAACAGTCATATGCTCAGACTATCCGGAACCCGAACAGGAAATAA
- a CDS encoding 30S ribosomal protein S18 encodes MSADNEKKARLPVRRGLFKRKKQCPFSGENALDIDYKDIKMLRRYISERGKMIPSRITGISRKKQRRLSQAIKRARYLALLPYVVERTASWTERK; translated from the coding sequence ATGAGTGCAGATAACGAAAAGAAAGCACGCCTGCCGGTTCGCCGCGGGTTATTCAAACGCAAAAAACAATGCCCTTTCAGTGGTGAAAATGCGCTGGATATTGATTACAAGGACATCAAAATGCTGCGCCGTTATATCTCCGAACGCGGCAAGATGATCCCCAGCCGTATCACCGGTATCTCACGCAAGAAACAGCGCCGTCTGTCGCAAGCGATCAAACGCGCCCGTTACCTTGCTTTGCTGCCTTATGTCGTCGAGCGCACGGCATCCTGGACGGAAAGGAAATAG